A genomic window from Cherax quadricarinatus isolate ZL_2023a chromosome 51, ASM3850222v1, whole genome shotgun sequence includes:
- the LOC128694711 gene encoding uncharacterized protein isoform X1, translating to MRAVWTPVLLSYLHFFSQCQSKSLVCQEINPREPVPLDLSPSKVRSDDALEVEFCLCPQDNIPSWILIFTFLRGGDTLATVRMYHKTKVNGQQSDVDTLQIQCNGLKPVETSNPWSYDQLSGIPQLFKLNVTQKRVSIVEENGGQEKEFSEVCLQDLNNITLTAGSDPCCGHPNVSLSCSSGVSPSMKYSDRMIIFLTVMVSIQLLTVLGVVCIAKRTKFTRSQETGQNGPSREATTLVLAQQRKPVPTPRTTFLQKQVTPIDSDTSAPSITYYTSSTLISMPATTPSVPASPMIIVGSTCTRPAMHLPTVSSDFHKLLGLATHSTAGTH from the exons ATGAGGGCAGTTTGgacaccagtgttgctgtctTACCTTCACTTCTTCTCACAGTGTCAGTCGAAAAGTTTAG TTTGTCAAGAGATAAACCCCAGGGAGCCAGTGCCCTTAGACCTCTCGCCCTCCAAGGTGAGGTCAGACGACGCCCTGGAGGTCGAGTTCTGCCTCTGTCCCCAGGATAACATTCCTTCTTGGATTCTCATCTTCACCTTCCTCAGAGGAGGTGACACGCTGGCCACTGTCCGCATGTATCACAAAACTAAGGTCAACGGCCAACAGAGTGATGTAGACACACTACAGATTCAGTGTAACGGACTTAAACCAGTAGAAACATCCAACCCTTGGAGCTACGACCAGCTCTCTGGAATACCTCAACTCTTCAAACTCAAT GTCACTCAAAAAAGAGTTTCAATCGTTGAGGAAAATGGAGGTCAAGAGAAAGAATTTTCAGAAGTATGTTTACAAGATCTTAACAACATAACGCTGACTGCTGGGAGTGACCCATGTTGCGGTCACCCCAACGTCAGTCTGTCCTGCTCCAGTG GTGTGAGCCCCAGTATGAAGTATTCAGATCGTATGATCATCTTCTTGACAGTGATGGTCAGCATACAGCTGTTGACTGTGCTAGGTGTGGTGTGCATAGCCAAAAGGACGAAATTCACTAGGTCACAGGAAACTGGTCAAAACGGACCCTCGCGTGAGGCGACGACGCTCGTCCTAGCCCAGCAGAGAAAGCCGGTACCCACTCCCCGCACTACCTTCCTGCAGAAGCAAGTGACACCCATTGATTCCGACACATCTGCTCCCTCCATCACATATTACACTTCTTCCACCTTAATCTCTATGCCTGCCACGACCCCGTCAGTGCCTGCCAGCCCCATGATCATCGTCGGGAGCACCTGCACTCGTCCTGCAATGCACTTACCGACGGTGAGCTCAGACTTCCATAAATTGCTAGGATTGGCGACACACTCCACCGCAGGCACACACTGA
- the LOC128694711 gene encoding uncharacterized protein isoform X2, with product MYHKTKVNGQQSDVDTLQIQCNGLKPVETSNPWSYDQLSGIPQLFKLNVTQKRVSIVEENGGQEKEFSEVCLQDLNNITLTAGSDPCCGHPNVSLSCSSGVSPSMKYSDRMIIFLTVMVSIQLLTVLGVVCIAKRTKFTRSQETGQNGPSREATTLVLAQQRKPVPTPRTTFLQKQVTPIDSDTSAPSITYYTSSTLISMPATTPSVPASPMIIVGSTCTRPAMHLPTVSSDFHKLLGLATHSTAGTH from the exons ATGTATCACAAAACTAAGGTCAACGGCCAACAGAGTGATGTAGACACACTACAGATTCAGTGTAACGGACTTAAACCAGTAGAAACATCCAACCCTTGGAGCTACGACCAGCTCTCTGGAATACCTCAACTCTTCAAACTCAAT GTCACTCAAAAAAGAGTTTCAATCGTTGAGGAAAATGGAGGTCAAGAGAAAGAATTTTCAGAAGTATGTTTACAAGATCTTAACAACATAACGCTGACTGCTGGGAGTGACCCATGTTGCGGTCACCCCAACGTCAGTCTGTCCTGCTCCAGTG GTGTGAGCCCCAGTATGAAGTATTCAGATCGTATGATCATCTTCTTGACAGTGATGGTCAGCATACAGCTGTTGACTGTGCTAGGTGTGGTGTGCATAGCCAAAAGGACGAAATTCACTAGGTCACAGGAAACTGGTCAAAACGGACCCTCGCGTGAGGCGACGACGCTCGTCCTAGCCCAGCAGAGAAAGCCGGTACCCACTCCCCGCACTACCTTCCTGCAGAAGCAAGTGACACCCATTGATTCCGACACATCTGCTCCCTCCATCACATATTACACTTCTTCCACCTTAATCTCTATGCCTGCCACGACCCCGTCAGTGCCTGCCAGCCCCATGATCATCGTCGGGAGCACCTGCACTCGTCCTGCAATGCACTTACCGACGGTGAGCTCAGACTTCCATAAATTGCTAGGATTGGCGACACACTCCACCGCAGGCACACACTGA